GCTTCTGCTTACACTGCAGAAATAACACTAAACGAGGCTCCTCTGAGTCATGCAAAAAACCACCCTAGCATCCACTAGATCCAAGAGGTTAGTCTGACCTAGCAGAATGATACCATCCATCACTGTCAGGTTCACAATTTAGGGAGATGCATTTCGATCCTGATCGCAATCACAATTGCTCACTCTACATCCACTCTGCACGGAaacattttttgtcttattttgcaTTCATTCCTGGGACAGAACTACCTCAAAACATTAAGAATCTTAAGCAGGAGACAATCCTAATTCTTTAGATGATTTGATTGTCACTGTAAGGGGGAAGAAGTTTGTTGCATCagaccaaactgaaaaaaaatccaaacagaatTCTTcatcaatcaaaaataaaatcagtcaaaTAAGTCTCCACTAAAGAATCTGTTTCAGTCACAAATGAGCATACAATCTATAAGCACACTCCTGAGCTAGTGAAGTAAAACCAGGACTTGTATAGTCTAGATGTCAGGTCCTGCAGTACTGCTGTGTACTCAACTGCACTCCTAGCTAGCTCACAGGTTTCTAAACTTGGCTAAAGGGGGGAAGTAATGCTATTACCTGCTATACTTTTACCCAACCAGCTACatccaaaatgtcattttcttttttatacttaAATAGCAGCTAACAATACTCACATGCATAAGCATGAAGTGCTAGTCAGAGTTGATAACCAGAAACCGAGTCACTGCCCTGTGACCTTCAAAAAGATGAAACATCCATTGAGGGGAGACTCCCATTAACCCCAGCGCTCCAGTTcagaaagcaaatgctttcaGGTCTTCATTGATTCATTAATGCATATCACAATCACTTGTCTCCCCCTTCTGGAAGTCGTAAAGCTCTACAAGCATCTGGGTATCCAAGCTGGAGACTGCTCTAGGACCAGGCTACTCCAAGCAGGTAAAAAACTCTCCTTTACTCTAGTTGCCCAAAATAAGATGTGTACACTAGTTAAGACACCTTCAGAATAAATACCACCCAAGGTTCGCTGCTttggtttttgctgttttgttgtgtgatggggttttttttgggtttttttcaaattttaactGAGATAGTTCACTAAGAAATACCAAGTTACTAATCACCACTACTTGAAGAATACAAAGACAAGGAGTTTCTCATGAGTACAGAGGCTTTTTGCCCCGAGTAAGTTTTCATTCCTGAGCTTCTCTATCAATATACCCTGATAACAGCACAGTGACATGCAACCATTTCTTAAAAACATAAAATTCTTCTCATCTGTGGGCATGTAAAAATAAGGCTAAGAAATACCAAGTTTATAAAAACTCACCTTATCTACAGACGCTTGCATTTTTGCTTTAATCTCCTCTAATGACAGAGGGACTTTCGGTGTTTTTGGAGTTAGAGATTTATCCTTCTTGGAATCTGGAgtctgaaaataattcatttcattAGCAACTTGCACATAAAGCTACTTAGTATACAAGATAAAGTTTTCTAAAAACAATAATGTGAAAACCTAAGAATTTATATGGAATAGAAGAACTAGCTATCACATAGATAGTTCAGATAGTTTTCAAAAAGTCACGGAAGTTGCATTTGTGCTTTCAACACATTCTTCAGGAAAAGAACAATATTTAAGTTTGGAATTACTACTGTACTCATCCTCTTGTACAAGcaactgcacaaaaaaaaagatttgtattTTAAACCATGGAATCACCAATACTCAAAAGGGATAGAATGTCTGATCTTCAATCTTGGCTGTTGTAGGTATATGAATCACTGAAGAGTTTCACAGGGCAACATGAAGCAATGAACAAACAGTATCTCCAGCACGCTTCATATTCAAAAACCTATCTTAATGGTTAGTACATTATTTAGAGTTACCTTTAGGCAAGAAAACTAGCTTCCACTCTAGAATAAGCATTTGTTTTACTCACTTTTGATTTAGATGCTGGCGTGGACGGCTTAGAGtcttttccattttgctttgctttctgcatattttttcctgaagcctCACGGACAGGCTGAAAAGAAAGCACTTAAGTTCATCTGCCATGAAAAACTGCTAGTAAATGTTAAGCTTGTAAATATAATACTCAAGACTTAGTGACAAATACGTACTATTTAACATCAAACAAAAAGCATTCTCATTGTCCATGCAACATCATCAGCGTCCATTATTTGAAGCAAAAAGCATGTGTGCTACAGGAACTCAAATGAATAACTGCCAGTGCAGCACAATGTATAACATAACAGAGATCAAGTTTTGCTACACATGGGACCTCCACTACATTTTCCTTATATATTACAGCTGTCCTTATATATTGCCATGCAGACTTTTGGGGACATTGCCTAAGACTAGTTCTAGACGGCACTGTAATTCCAAGATCTGACTCAGTGCTACTTGTTTTTTGGAACACAACCATTACCTCATTTGGCATTTCATATATAAGTATCATCTGAGATGTGCGTGGGCAATGCCACATGCATATTGAAGATTTGAATTCCTACATTCCTTCATAAATCAAGGGATCATTTCATTCAACCACCCTAGATTTAATTAGAAGGCaggaaatctgccattcagattGTCTTTACCAGGCCTTAAACTACTGTGCACTATCACCCATAGAAATTCATTAGGACAGAGCTGCATATAGTGAAGTAAAACACTAAATGTTTGTTTCTAGACACCGGATACGAACATACAAGCTCAAGCCAAAGTACACAAgtttcaaaaaaaaccctactacCTTCTACCTCTGCAGTTGCCAAGCTGTCTTACAGTTTATTTTACCACCAGATGGCACTCAAGGGCTGATGTAATTTCACATTCAAGCACTTGGCTGCCTGAAATGAACCTTTTCCAACAGGCTCACACATTTAGATCCTTCTTTTATTGAAAGTTAGGTTGCTAAAAAGACCTTTTTCACAGCATGCAGAACTGAAATGGCAAAGCACAACCCACACCTTTGAGCAGGATTGTTTTGGGGCTCAGCAGCCCTACACAAAATCATACCAATTTGACAACTGCACATGTGTATATGCATGCTGCTGAAAACCCAGCCACCCCTCTCcgcagcaaaataaaacatggaTTGGATATGCATTCACACTGAAGTGAATGTCCTACTACAATTTCTTTACACAAAGCTAAACCAAAACCATCTCATTTACACATTCCAAACTGTTGTGCTTAAGCTCATTAAAGGACTATCTGCCCAGTTACTGCCATGCCTTGTATTGATATCTAGTCCATTACAAAACAGAACACTCCACAAAGAGGACACCTCAATTAGCTTCTGCATGACAACAGAGTTCAAACCTAACCAGTTATGCAAACACAGCTTTCCCTCCCCCCTTCTGCTTTAGGGGTCTTCAGATGAATCTTTAAAGATGACTCAACTGGGACTGTTAATTAACACCTACTAGTAACTTAAGAGGTGTCTTAACTTACTCCCCCTGTCTGAATAAGCTTAGATGCAAATATTAAGCCCATCTGGTGTTATCACTCAATTCCTTTCAAGTTCCTTAAACACTTCACAGGTGAAGAGGGTCacaatgtgtgtgtatatatgccaCTTACTTTCTTCATTGgtgttttcatttcttcctcatcATCCTCTAAGTCATCCTCATCACTACAATTAGAAAGTTAAGTCACTCACCGTAACTCAAGATTCATACTACAGCTTTAACCACATTACAAATTATTCACCCTCCCTCCCAATAAAACGTTTTACTCATGAAGGAAGCAAGTAATATTCCCAAGTCTATCCTATATCTTTTTCCAACATATGGCAAGGTGTCAGGCCAAACACTCCACTTACTGCAGTTAAGTGCATTCCCTTCTGCTTTAATACTGACTGAAAACATGTATCTTAGGACTTCCATGACTAAAGAAATTTAAGTTCATTTAAAGTTAATGAATTACATGAGACTACGTTTTATAACCCAGTATGACATATTTGAGTAACACTTTTAGATTGCATTGTGGAGATAAACTTGAGGTAATTCTGGCTTTTTTTGTAGCCAAGATAGAGTAGCTTGCTCACTTATCAATCAGCTGTCACATAATTTGTATTCTGAAAGTTAACCCTGTACTTCAAAACACATTCTCAAAACAACACATACTCATCGTCATCCTCGTCATCTTCATCATCCTCCTCATCATCTTCTGCTAGTTTTGCCTTTTTCTATAAAAAGATCATGCTAAGTGTCAATACCATTTTATCTTGAAAAACCAACAACCTTGATCTGAAGTAATTTGAGGCATAATTACAAAACTATTTTCCATCAATTTAGCTAAAACCCAACATGTTACAGCTGCCAAGTCAAAAGCTATTGACAAATTTACAGCACACTCAGAGCATACAAACCCTTCCTTCTACACTACAGTGCTTCAGTCAGCATTTCAACTTTTGCAGTACACTAGAATCTGGACACACTCAGCTACTGCAGCAGGCAAAACTTCCAGATAGAAGCAGCTTTCATATTAGCCCCTCCAGCAAAGCTTTGGAAACTATCTGTGCTTAACTACACTTTTGTAATTTAGTACTTGTCCAGATCCAAATACAAAATAATCCTTCCCCACAGATATCCATAAAGCACATACTAAATCACAGCAAGCCATCTAACTGCTTACTCCTAGAGGCATCATaataccaaacaaaaagaaaattctacAGACAAGCTAAAgggacatatatatatatacacacacacacaacacacctGTGGTGTTTTAGCTCCTCCTCCACTTGCTGGTCTTTTTGCTGAAGTGTTCACAACTTTTGTATCATCTTCCTCATCGTCTGATTCTGGTTCTTCCTCTAATGCTGGTAAAATGATGGCAATATGTAAAAAACCCACTTCATTCAATAATAATTAAAGCAAGAATGCTAGTAAGAACCAAACAGAAGAGTATCACCCACAACTAGACAGGGTCTTACTGAGCTGTTGACTTGATAGAAGGAAGCTTCTTCCTACTAGCGATCTAACCACTGAGATCAGAAATTTTCTGATGGCTGCAGCCAATGCTACACTGAAATCCAAAATGGGTTAATAGCCATCCATACACTGCCTGTAGCATTCCTCACAGAAAAGCAGCCATACAAAGTTAAGAATAAAATTTGTTCCCTTTCTAGGGAGACACATTTAAGAGAACTTCTAGAGAGCAAGGTTAGTTTTGAAGACAATTCTACAATAGAGGATAGTCCTAGCTTAGTTTTTAGTGCAAACTCAGAACTATTTAATGGGCACTCTTCTCACACTCTCAACTGGTAAGCAGAAAGCTCACAGCTTTTTTGATGTGAGACACTAACACAGGGAAACTAACACCCCTTTTTAAGAAGATAAATCAGAGCTCAAATTGCAAGGCTTATACATGCCTCATCCATACAAAACAAGAGGCAAGAAAAGGTATGCAAGCATTTCTCTGAACTCCTCTGTCCTACAAGTTATCTCATGCCTCAGAGCAGTGAATTAAAGATTCACAGGGTCAGCATTAGAGAAAGTACTGCTTGAGATACCAGAAACATCACTCAAATTCTGTTGGTGCTGACAGGTACCAAGATCACAGGTTAGTAACCATAGCAACACATACCTACAAGATGTTGACCACTGACGTAAACAGGCCCTGAACCACATTTCAACCTCAAGACCACTGGTGGTGTGATCTCAAAGCCACCTAATGAAACCTAAGGAAAAAAGCATCGTTACTTATTCATTCACAATATTGAAGGCAAAGTGTGCTTAATAGAGAATCCATTCAAATAAAACCAACAGTACAAACATCTGTAGACTCCAAGGCTAATAGCTACTCCCAGTTTCCATGTGACAGAATGTTCCAGAAGTGATTAGTCAAATCAGGGTCAATAAGCCATAACAGGGTTTACTACATTCTCATTGCTTGTCATAATTAAAGCACACTTGTCAAAGCCAGACCAATCCACATTTGTTTCTACTCATCTTGGCAGCAATGCCAACTTGAACATTATCCATCACAcctgccaccagtattgtgtagTTCCACTCGTACATCATCGGCAACGCTGGTTCAAGTTACATTCCAGATGGCAGGAATGACAAGTAGGGTGCCCTTAAATCAAGAAAGGGTAGCAGTCATCTTTAGAATCTCTTAAGAGCTTGGGAACTGCAGAAAAACTTAATCTTTCTCACCCCAGGCTCAAAGAAAGCAACACAGGATATAAATGCATCTGTTTACAAATGTGTAATTTGTATACACAGAGATGACATGTATAATTACTATCAcctcttaaaaaaatgcattatttgaaCAAAATTCTGTAATCTCCAGCTGACCAGAGTTAAGTCTAGAGGcacaagaaaaatattcatatttagCTTGTAGTTACTACACATGGCAAAACTGACACTTGTCTGAACCCACTGACCAGTGTGCACTCACTAAAATTCAGTCAACCAAAACCTCTTCTGACTTGTCTTTCACCTGAGACCTAACTAACAGATTTTTCCAAGTTCCTGGACTTACCGTAGGCTGCACTGACATTTTCAGAGATGCCAGTACTACTTTAACAGGGTTGCCTTCATAGTCCAGTGCTTCTGCTTCTACAATGTGTAATTCGTCTTTGGCTCCAGCCCCTAAAGTAACCTGTGAAGTAAAGAACAGTGCACATACTCAGAATCTGCCCAAATATTCTCAATTATTTTAAACTCCATTCACTGTGCTGCATCTGAAGTTTGCATTTCTGACCGCTAATGATTCAGCTGCACGCCTCCCCAAGCCAATATCCTCTATCCCCAATAACACTGGCAGTTGCAAGGTGCAACTCCAGCCACGTGTTTTGATGAGTGGCAAGTAGACCTTTGCTACTGGATTATTGCATTCAAACAGGTCAGTGATAAGTACAGTCAGCACTGAAGCCCACCCAAGGGAACTAGACACATGCCTAGAGGAATGGAAACAACTGCTACCACTACTGCAGCATCACTGCCTTTATCCTTCCCCTTCCAAACATGTTTCATCTGCCAACTGCTTCACTTTATCACACTACACACTTTTTACTTGATATTCAGTGGGGAGTTAAGCTGTCTTAACAACTGCCCACGTCAGTAAGGTCATTTATGCCTATGCCCTGTGCATTGATTCACCAAGGACTAAGAGCTGCTGTCCCAGAGCATTTCAAAACTCAAGTGCCTGGATTCCTTACACTGAGTGCAAGTCCAGCACTTTCCTAAGATTCAAAAATCATAGCTGTAGGGAGGCAAATGAGCAACAGACATGGGAGAGGCCTGAAATTCCAGTTCTCCGAACTCTGACATCCAAGTCACAATTACATGCAAGAGATGGAAAAACCAAATATCCCTTTAAGTACCATTTATTCCAGAGACCAGTGAACAAGGCTGTTTCCTTTCTGAAAGCCCATGAAAAGAAAGCTTTCCACCCTCCATGGAAGATGTAGTTGTCAACACTCCAGGCAGAGGCATATACAACTTAAGTTTCCATTCTCCAAGAGCTGCGTTCTAGACAGGCTATAATGATCCAGACTAGATGTATCAGCCTGAAGGCTGAGAAATAGGATATAGGATTCACTACTCCTGGCAAGTTTTGTTACTGTAAATTTAAAGAGGTGAAACTGCTGTTCTGATCTCACCTCTCAAATGGGCTGGCAACAACACTTGAGTCTGTAACTGGGAGACTACCCACCAGGAAAAGAGTTTAAGAGCATGCCCTCCACCCCCAGTTACTCCTGTCATTTGCACCAGTTCAAGCAATACTATGGTACTTACAATTTATTTACCGAATGTCTGGCAAGTGTCCATTCATGGGCTTAATTTCTGCACTGAAGGCATGCACACTGGCAATAAATAGGTAATGAAGCAGTGATCATCCCTCTATGTTCTCAGCTATCGTTAGTAAGACATCTATAGAAACCGTCATGCCACTTTACCTCTACATGCATCAATCCTCCTCCCCTGTTCACTTTTATCCTTCTTTTCTTACCACCTCTTCCTGTACCTCATACCCAAGTCCATCACCACATCTGTATCTGAACTGACATGTGTCAACCCTTACACATCTAGTCTTTTATCAGGTGCACAGATCACTCATGGACTATTTGCTACCTTCCTGCTTTATCTTCCATCAACTCCTTCCTCTGCCTGACAaggcattttctgtttgtttgtagCTATGTCTAAGATCTTCCAAGCTTCTTAGACATTTCCAGTTTGTCATTTGTTACTTTCAACACCCACTTCTGTATGTCATTCTTTGTCTTTAAAGAGACAGATTACTGAATTAGacattttttccctaaaaaataaGTACTGGTATGCATCCATCTGCTTCAAGCCCCATGAAAAGGCATAGCAACAGAAGAGATGCTATAAACAATTATTCAAAACCAGGATGTTTGGATAAAGCCATACAGCTCACTAACTTCATCTGCATGACAAACACTCAGATACAAGAACTAACCACATGAACTTGTCCTATACATACTTTACTGTTATATTCTTCCCTCAAAAGAAATTCTAATTAAGAACAAACTAGTCACTGTCAAGTCCAGGCTGTAATTTTCATAAAATGCAAGGACTGAAGACACATGATTCACAAAACCATAATTGCCTGTATTAAAATGTTAGTATCACAAAATTAGTTTGGAGAGCATTATGATGCAAGTCTCTCTAGTAAGCAATTCCACTGTAGGAAGTAATCCACAATTTTAAGACTCTCTTGTGTCCAGGTATCTCTTTGTATTTAAACACAGTAATAAATCACAGAAGCGGAGAGATGTTACAACTCTCAAATTCCTTGCATGTGAAGTTGGGGCATATTACCTTTCTGCTAACCAAAAGGAACAGGCTTAGGCCAGAACAAAGGCCTTTAAGTATTATGTCTTGCTTGTGTGGCAACAGAAAGATCTCAGGACACATCTAAGAACTCCCAGTGTACATATACTGGTTTTCAGGAATAACCTGCTCAGTGAAGAGTCTGTTAGACAAATTATCTGAATGAAAGATGGAGTTTCCCAGTTCCATCCTCAGACGGGGTCACACCAAGGATAATAAATCAAAACATAACAATCTAAATGAGAGGTGGAAGGTTTATTAGCTGCTTATGGAAAAAAGCACTGGAATTATGTTCAGGAATATATggaaaagctctttaaaaaaatttctggtAAAGTCTACTAAACTGTGCCCATGTAGGATTCTCATACATCCATCCTCAGCCTGTGCTCCTGTACCATCTCAACTACTGCACTAGATATGTCAAGAGTGCATATTCTGACCTTTAATTCGGTTTAGTATACATTTATTACCCTGCTGTGAATTCGTTTTTAAACTTTCCCAGCCTTGTGTTGCTTGTTGTAAACAAAACAtcagtgaatattttaaaactttttttcataaaagaaatatttaaaaagacaTGGCACGATCCACTACCAGTAAGAGTTTATCATTTAATATAAAACCGCTAACAAGTATAAAACAAGTTTAAGGACATTAACGTACACGGTAAAAAACTCACTTCTCACAACATCGCACACCACTATACTTAACtataaaaagttaaaacatgCAGCTTTAAAATCAAGCGATACTTGCCGTTCTCAAAGACAACTGATGCTCGTTTTCTTCATCATCTACTTTGAACTGATACTCCTTATCTGCTTTAAGCTCGCAGCCTGTGAAAAGACCATTGCATTATAAGCGCACTGTTTTATTCAGACGCGAGTTATTTGCTAACtcctcattattttaaaacttgttgCTTCAAGGCTCTGCACTTGCACAGAAAAGCAACGGCCTTCCCGGCCACAAGAACAGAAACACGTGGGGTGAGGAAAATCCCAGGCGAGCCTGCGGCCTACTACCGACCACGCAGGTGCCAGCGTGGTCTTTCCAAGCCCATCGGTTTTAAGAGCAtccgcgcccgccgccctccGCGCTGCCCGAGGATACGCCATCTCCCGGGACGCCCAatggcggtggcggggccggcggcAAGCAAGGAGCTAAGcgcgggcccgccgccccccacgTGCTCCGCCTCCCGCCGCGCTGCCATGTGCTCGGCGGCGGCCCGGAGCCCGGCGCTCCGAGTCCCTGGGAACGGCGGGCAGAGCAGGGAACAAaagcgcggcgggccgggccgggcctccgCCACGTGCGAGCGGCGCGCcacgtggggggggggggggggggcgcgtcgcgGGGGAGCGCGCGGCGGCAACGGCACCGGggcgccccctcccccgccgaggcctTCCCCCGCCCTCCCCGATGCGCGGCACAGGGCCGGCACCGcgccacagccccccccaccccccgcgggccccgccgcctcccgcccggccccgaGGCAGCGAGGCGGAGGGAAGGAGCCGGCAGGCTCCGGGCGCGCGGCGCCGTTACCGAAGAGGAATGTCTGCGGGCGCAGGGGGCCCATGCTCTCCATGTCCATGGCGCTGTCCTCCATCTTCTGGGCCTGCTGGCGCGGGCGGAGCGGGCGGGATGCGGCGCTGCCGGCGGACGCGCACTAAAGGAAGCCCCGTGCCCGCCCAC
This genomic interval from Athene noctua chromosome 12, bAthNoc1.hap1.1, whole genome shotgun sequence contains the following:
- the NPM1 gene encoding nucleophosmin isoform X3, with the protein product MEDSAMDMESMGPLRPQTFLFGCELKADKEYQFKVDDEENEHQLSLRTVTLGAGAKDELHIVEAEALDYEGNPVKVVLASLKMSVQPTVSLGGFEITPPVVLRLKCGSGPVYVSGQHLVALEEEPESDDEEDDTKVVNTSAKRPASGGGAKTPQKKAKLAEDDEEDDEDDEDDDDDEDDLEDDEEEMKTPMKKTPDSKKDKSLTPKTPKVPLSLEEIKAKMQASVDKGSSLPKLEPKFANYVKNCFRTEDQKVIQALWQWRQTL
- the NPM1 gene encoding nucleophosmin isoform X1, translating into MEDSAMDMESMGPLRPQTFLFGCELKADKEYQFKVDDEENEHQLSLRTVTLGAGAKDELHIVEAEALDYEGNPVKVVLASLKMSVQPTVSLGGFEITPPVVLRLKCGSGPVYVSGQHLVALEEEPESDDEEDDTKVVNTSAKRPASGGGAKTPQKKAKLAEDDEEDDEDDEDDDDDEDDLEDDEEEMKTPMKKPVREASGKNMQKAKQNGKDSKPSTPASKSKTPDSKKDKSLTPKTPKVPLSLEEIKAKMQASVDKGSSLPKLEPKFANYVKNCFRTEDQKVIQALWQWRQTL
- the NPM1 gene encoding nucleophosmin isoform X2, which translates into the protein MEDSAMDMESMGPLRPQTFLFGCELKADKEYQFKVDDEENEHQLSLRTVTLGAGAKDELHIVEAEALDYEGNPVKVVLASLKMSVQPTVSLGGFEITPPVVLRLKCGSGPVYVSGQHLVALEEEPESDDEEDDTKVVNTSAKRPASGGGAKTPQKKAKLAEDDEEDDEDDEDDDDDEDDLEDDEEEMKTPMKKPVREASGKNMQKAKQNGKDSKPSTPASKSKVNSKKDKSLTPKTPKVPLSLEEIKAKMQASVDKGSSLPKLEPKFANYVKNCFRTEDQKVIQALWQWRQTL
- the NPM1 gene encoding nucleophosmin isoform X4, with amino-acid sequence MEDSAMDMESMGPLRPQTFLFALEEEPESDDEEDDTKVVNTSAKRPASGGGAKTPQKKAKLAEDDEEDDEDDEDDDDDEDDLEDDEEEMKTPMKKTPDSKKDKSLTPKTPKVPLSLEEIKAKMQASVDKGSSLPKLEPKFANYVKNCFRTEDQKVIQALWQWRQTL